GCTTGTGAAACTCCCCGTCGAGCCGTAGCGCTTGTCGGTGTACGATGATAGCCTGTTGTTGGTATCGTATGCCTCGCTTGAGCGGTAGAGCGTCTGCGTGACGTTGCCCGATCCGTCGAGGTAATCGAGTTTGTAGGAGGTGTGCTGGTTGCTGCTGTTGTACGCGTAATCGGAGTACTGATAGCCGTTTGTCGGAGTTCCTCCCGAATAGAGCATCTGGGTTCGTCCGCTCAGCAAGCCGTTGTCGGAATAGGCGTACTGGTTCGTCGAAGTGACGTCTCCGTTTCCATCCTTGTCGGTCCTGGTGTAGGCCGCAGTTGTGCCGTTGGGATGATAGGAGTAGCCCCTGTACTCGTACGCCGTAGTTATGTTGCCGCCTGCGTCTCGGGAGGTCCTGTCATATTGAGTCACCCTGTTCTCAGCATCGTAAGAGTAATTCGCATACGTGCTGGAGCCGGTGACGCCGCCCTGGCTGTCGTAGCTCGTCATGACGCGGCTGGTGGTGAGCCCCGAGTCATTGAATGCGTAGACGTTCTGCGCGGTCATCGTGCCTTGAGCGTTGTAATCCACGCGCTCGTAGCCGGCCGTGCGCCCATTTGCGTGATACGAAATCTGAGAATAATCGTAAGATTGAAGGACGTTTCCGCTGCCGTCCATGTCTGTCCTGTGGTATCCGCTTGCCTTGCCCTGGCTGTCGTAAGTGTAAGCATCATAATCGGTGATGGCAGTGGGGTTGCCCTGGACGTCGAAGCGCGTGGAGCGGTATGCGGAGAGGACGCCTTCCTCATAGATGTAATCGTATCTGTTGGTCAATATCCCTGCAGCGTCGTAATCCTCCCTCGTGTAGCCGATCAGCCTGCCGCTGCTGTCGTAGGTGTAGTTGCCGAGGACTCGGGTTCGGACAAGGTTGCCCTGCGAGTCGTAATCTTCGATGATCCTGCTTATGAGCTTTCCATCCGGTCCGTACATGCGGTCGCCTATGCGCGTGACGCCACCCAGCACCCCGAATGTCCCGTTGTCCGGATTGTATTGATAAACTTTTGTCGTGGGGCCTTCGTACAGGGTCTCCGCCAGTTTGAACCAGTCTCCGTCGGTCACCGGCTCTGTCAGGACGGTCGTAAAGAGCGGGTTCTGCTTGGATGCGGGACCAAGCTGTGCCTCATCGAGCGTCGGCGGATAAGCGATCGCGGGTGCGGCCGTTGACAGCATCAGCGCTGAAACGAGAGCGACGAGCAGGCTCAGTGGCGTTGTCTTCATCTTGCTTTCTCCTCATGATGCGCAGTTATTAGCACAAGCGCCGTGTTATTACAGCCTATTTCCCTTCGCCGAATACTATCGCCTGAAACCTGTAAAGCTTCGCGCGTTTGTACGCGTCGGGCGGGAGATTCGCCTTCTGAGAGATAGCCTGTAAGTATTGCATCTTGTCCCAGCCTTGCTCAATCGGGACCTGCGGCAGGAGCACGCCCCTCGAAAACCCCTGCTCGATGATGAGTCCGTCCGTGCCCACCCTTACTGCGAGCGGGTCGGAGAGCTCCTCAGGCGGGGTGAGAACTGAAATCTCGATGGAGATGTCTTTTTCTTCTTCCGGTTTTACCGGAGGGAACCTCGGATCTTCAGAGGCTGCGGCGATGGTCATCTCCTGCACGGTGCGATTCAGAGGACCCATCGCCTCGATCATCCCGATGCAGCCGCGGAGTTCGCCCCTCTTTTTGAGCGTCACGAACGCGGCGCCGTCCTTGGCGAGGATCGGATCCTGGGGCAGTGGCGGAAGCGAAGCTCCCGCCAGGTGGGCGGCGAGCGTATTCTTCGCGAGGGCGAGCAGCTCCTCTTTCTGTTTTGCGGCCAGCTCATCCTGGACGACGACGGCGATCGCGGCATAGCCCACGACCCTGGACTTATCGCCCGTGACGTCCCCTGAGTTGGCGTACTCCAACAGGGTGAACTTGGCCCCGCGCTGTTCGGCGATCCTCTTCATCATATAGACCGGCGCAAAACCGCAGAGCTCCGCAGAATCCTTCTCGACCGCAGAGAGGAAATTGTCCGGCGTCTCGGTGCAGATCATCCCTACGGTGAGGCTGTCCTTCTCCTGGGCCTCTTCATAGTTGTGGAAGTGGGAGAGATCGCTCGATGCTACGAATACCGTCGAGCCGTCGCCGAGCTCTTTGTCGAGCGCCAGGGCGATGTCGTCCATCTCCTGTTTGGTGACCTGCCCTACCATTATCGGGATTAGCTTGAAATAGCCGAGCGCAACCTGGAGGAACGGCAGCTCCACCTCGGCGGCATGTTCGCCTTCAAAGGATTTGGCGTCGAGCTTTGCCCACGCGTGATTCTTCGTGAGTGCCGCCGAAGCCTTGGCGTCTATCGGGATGTCGCCCAGGGGAGTGCGATAAGAATCGAACGGAGAGAGTGCGACCCCGCGGAAGCCGGACCTGTGTGCGGGTGCAATCACCACGGCTCGGGTGAACCCCTTCCGGGAGAGCTGCTTGAACGCAGCTGCGGCGATCCTGCCGGAATATTGGTAGCCTGCGTGCGGCACGATGACGCCGATGAGTCTTCCGTCCAACTTCTTGAACGCCGCGCGTTCTATCATGCCTTGCACTTCGCTGCTCAGCGTCTTTGCGTCGGCCGGATAGAAGGTCCCGGCCACCGTTGGCTGCTGCACCGATCGCACAGGGGCAACCTCGCCCGCCTTTTTGCACGCCGCGTTCGCTGATACGAAGACGATGGCGATGAGCGCCAGCGACATCGCTCCGAGTCTCTTCATAAGATCTCCTAGCCGGCCAGTTTGTCGCCGCTTCGCCAGAACATGGCCCTTGTCGGCGTTGCGTTTGTGTGCCTCAGGAACCCCAGCGCATTTGCGATCCTGAACAGGAAGATGGAGCCGAGGCCCAAGAGCATCGAGATGCCGAACTGTTTTCGAGTCAAAAGCATATCTTACCTCCATACCCCGGGTATCGCGTTCGAGCATTTGGGGCATTTGCCGTCGATGAGCTTCACCTCAGGCTGAGTATAGCCGCGCCTCACTATGACCGTCTCATTACACTTTGGGCAGCGCGTATTCTGCAGCTCGCCCGAAGGGATGTTGCCCACGTAGACGTAACGCATCCCCAGGTCGTATGCTGCGTGCGCGGCATCCATGAGGATCTCGGAAGGGGTCGGATAGAGGTTGGTGAGCTTGTACATGGGGAAGAATCGCGAGAAGTGGAGCGGCACGTCAGGGCCGCAGTTGTCCAGTATCCACTTTATCAGCCAGTCCGTGTCCGCCTTCGAGTCGTTGAGCGTGGGCACCACCAGGTTCGTGATCTCCACGTGGACGCGCTCCTCGAGCGCAATCCTTATGTAGTCCTGCACTGGTTTCAGCTCCGCCTTCACGTATTTTTTGTAGAACTCGGCATTGCCCTTGAGATCCACGTTTGCCGCGTCGGAATATATCGCCAGCTCCCTCAGTGGTTTCTCGTTGAGGAACCCTGCGGTGACCATCACGTTTTTTATGCCCGCCTTGCGTGCCAGTATGGAGGTGTCATACGCGTATTCGTAGAATATGTTGGGGTCGGTGTAGGTGTATGCGATGGAGCGCGATTCGCTGTCTTTCGCGCCTTGAACTACTTTATCCGGCGGGAGATCGATGCTGTGCACGTCCTCGGGATTGCTCTGGCTGATCTCCCAGTTTTGGCAGAAGACGCAATGTCCGTTGCAGCCCGCCGTCGCGATGGAAAAGGCCTTGGACCCTGGGAGGAAATGGAAAAGCGGTTTTTTCTCAATCGGGTCCACGTGCACGGCGCATGGCTTTCCGTAGACCAGGCTCACCAGCTCGCCCTTCAAATTGTATCTCGCCCTGCAGTTGCCGCGCTCGCCCGGTTTCATGGTGCATAGGCGAAAGCAGAGCTCGCATGTGACCGCACCTGTGCTCACGGCGTTTCCTTGCTCCAGAATCTGGCCCGCTCCTTCGAGAGCGCGCCCTGTTCGATCATGCGCTCCGTGTTTCCTTTGACCTGCGGGTCGGCGGGCAGCGGCTCCTCAAGAGCCGCCGGCGTCTGAATTTCGAAATGCGTCCGGCCATAGCCCCTCTCCGAGATCGACCACGCGGTCGCGCTGAGCACGATGCCCACGATTGCGGCAAACAGCGCGTTGTGAACCCCGGGTTTATTCATGGGCCCTCCGGCGCATCGCCTTGAAGGCATGGCGCGCCTTGGCGCCCAGCTCTGCGACGATGTCGATGATGAGCCCGGTGGGGCAGAAGAATCGGCACCAGACCCTTCGCACGAAGAGCGCGGCCGTTAGCGCGACGCCCGCCTGGATCAGGGTGACCGCGTTCGGATAGCGCATGAAGAGGAGCGAGAAGGGCTCTATCGAGCGGAACGCGTCGCTCCCTTCGAATGCGATCGCGTATAGCGCGAGTATCGTCACGATCCATCGGAGCCACCTGAATGAGCGTTCGACCCCGCTGGACGGGCAGACTTTTTTAGGCATGATCTTCGCCGCCCCTTCCTGGAGCGCGCCGAAGGGGCAGACATAGGAGCAGTAGAGATTCCCGCGAACGAGCGCAGCCAGGAGCGCGAACAGCATGAGGACCGCGAGCGGCAGGTTGTATCTCAAGGGGAGGCCGAAGAAACGCAGATCCACGATGTTTCCTATCGTGACGGGCGTGCCCAGCCATATCCCCACCACTGCTACGGAGGCGGCGAGCGTAATTTGCCTGAGTCTCCTTGAACCTGGCCTGGCCACGCAGATGCATGCGAGCGCTGCGATCGAGAGCGCGGCCAGCCCCTTGATCAATTGCGTCGTCTCCACGAGGTTGCCGGAGCTGGCGGTTGGTTTTTCCCCGGACATCACATAATCGTATACTGCCTTGGAAGAGCTCTTCACGTCGTCGATGATCGCCTGGGAAGAGATAGTGGCGCCGGTCACGGCCTCGATGCCAAAGGATTCGTTGCTCGCGAACTTGCCGATGAACTTCGCAAGAAAACCTGAGCCTGTGATCCTGTCGATGTGCTCCTGCGACTCGTTGTGGCCTATGATCTTGGTGCCTGTGATCTTTCCGCTCAAGTCCATGCCCACCAGCACGTCTATCTCGCCGCTGTAGCCGCCGACCTCAGGAGGGACGGAGCTGGTAAGAAAGACCAGCCCCATCGTTTGGCCCTGGGCATTTTGCATCTCGTAGTATTCAAAGGGTTTTTGTCTGCGCTCGAATGTGACCCATCCTGGGATCGCTTCCCGAAGGTCTCTTGGCGAGGGGATCGTTGCGGCGCTGACAGGAATGGGCGCTAGAATGACGGCTAAGATGAAAAGGGAAAAAGAGAGCCTGCGCATCCCCCATGGCATGAAAGGACTATGCGCAGGCTTTGCAACAGTGTCAAGTTTCCCCTACTGCAGATTGCGTTGATCGCCGGAGGAGAGCAGCATTTTGAGCTTGGCGATCTGGGCTTGATATTCCCTCACCTTTTCCTCCATCGCCGAGATGGCTGCGCTCTTCTCGTATATCAGCTCATCGATCGCCTTCGTGTCCTCTGATACTCGCATCACGCTTTTCTTGGCCTCGAGCTCTTTTATCTCGGCCTTCATGGCGTCGATCTGGGAGCTGAGCTTCGCGATCTCTTCGCTGAGCCCCTTGATCTTTGCCTCCGCCGCAGCCTGGTCGATCGAAGGTTGTTCCTGTGCGCTCCTTTTTGCCGCGGACAGCATGGATACGAATCCTTCGTAATCGGCTGCGATCGATCCGGACCTGAATATCATGGATTCGCCTTCAAGGACCGCCACGCCGGCCGAAAAGAGCGAGAAGTCGAGCGCGCCTATGAGGTGCCTCTTGGCCAATGCCTCCGCATCGGACATGAATACCTGCACAGCCGCCGGCATAGCCGCCCTCAGTATCGAAAGCATGGGATTGTTCAGCACCGACTCCGCGTTGGCGCCCTGTACCGAGAGCGCGAAACTCGCGGGCGAGAATGTGGCAATTTGCCTGCTGAAGGCGCTTTCCGCAGGCGCTACGCCGAGGGAGACGGCTTTCTTGACCTCATCTGCAGAGCCGAAGACAATGATGTTGGACGCCATCTGGAACAACACTGACTTTTCCGATACTTTGTAGAATCCGGCGTCGTCCATCGGCATCGATGCGGGCATCACATTCGCCAGCAGGAAATCTTCGTTGAACACATCAACCGCGATGAGCTTTTCGCACTGTTTGGGGGACCAGGCCGAACCGGCTGCTGCATCCACGGGGTTTATTTGGCAAGCGAGGCATACGGAATCGAGCTTCGCCAGCAAATCGGCCGGGTCGATATTGAGCGGGAGCGCGTTCTTCAGGGCCTCTTCGAATTTCGGGAATATGTTCGGGTCGGACATCACGTTTTCGAGCCTGGTCGCATCCAACGCGATTCTGAGCGTAAAGTCGTTGGGCATGTACCGCGAGCAGTCGCCGGCCTCATCAGGTTCCCCACTATCTTGCGGCACGTTATTCCCTGTCATTATATTGGCCGGCCCGTCGTTGCCTCCTTCGCCGCCATCTCCCAAATCAGCGGTAGCGGTATCGACCATGGGTTCGACTTGGGCCTGAGCATCGACCGCGACTTCGGCCGACTCTTCGCCGGGCATCTCTATCGCGCCGCCTGCGCAGCCCTTCTGGCCCTGTATGAACGGCAGGGATATGGCCAGGATGAAGAGCACGATCAGATGTTTCTTCATAATGATTCCTCCTGATAAAGTTGGACCATACAGATATGAGAGCAAGAAACGTGCCCTGTTTTCATGAGAGTAACCAATTGAATTATAGGGGGTTATTTGTCAGGGGTGGGTTATAAAAATGATAAAAGGGCGATCTGCGTCAACAATTTGGCAAGGGGCGGAAAAATTTTGGCTTCCATTTGGGGCATGATTGGGGTTAGCCAAGCGGCCATGACTTGGGAGAGGCAAAAACTGGGATCCCTGCCTTGCAAGGACCGTATCATCCCTGCGGGAGACATGCGCATCGAGAGCTATTGCGAGGATACGATGATGCGCGGCGAGCCAGATGCGGTGCTGGTGGCGCGCGATTCGGCCGAGATCGCGGAGGCGCTGACCTATTGCAACGCATGCGGCATCCCCGTGACCTTCTGCGCGTCTCAGACCTCCATGACAGGGGCCTCTGTCGCCACAGAGGGGCTCCTCATATCCACAGAGAGGATCGAGGGGGTCATCGACATAAGGGATGAGGAGGGCTCCCCTGTCGCGAAGGTGAAGTCCGGGACCGTGACAGCGGCACTGCAGGCTGAGGTCGAAAAGACCGGTTTCTTCTTTCCCGTAGCCCCCACCTCGCGCGACGACTGCCGCATCGGCGGCAATGTGGCCACGAACGCCACCGGAGAGGACTCCTACAAGTACGGGCCGCTGCGCGGTTACGTGAAGCGCCTCGATATCATATTGCCGGACGGCTCAAAGAAAACGCTCGAGAGGGGTAAGGGCGAGCTCCCGACAGCTGAGCGGAACCGCGGCGGATATTACACCGGCTGGAAGGATGAGATCGATCTCATCATCGGCTCAGAGGGCACACTCGCATATGTCTCTGATGTCACTCTGAAATTGATTCCAGGAAGGCCTCCCAGGTTCTTTTCGGCGCTCATCCCCCTGGA
The genomic region above belongs to bacterium and contains:
- the amrB gene encoding AmmeMemoRadiSam system protein B, which encodes MKRLGAMSLALIAIVFVSANAACKKAGEVAPVRSVQQPTVAGTFYPADAKTLSSEVQGMIERAAFKKLDGRLIGVIVPHAGYQYSGRIAAAAFKQLSRKGFTRAVVIAPAHRSGFRGVALSPFDSYRTPLGDIPIDAKASAALTKNHAWAKLDAKSFEGEHAAEVELPFLQVALGYFKLIPIMVGQVTKQEMDDIALALDKELGDGSTVFVASSDLSHFHNYEEAQEKDSLTVGMICTETPDNFLSAVEKDSAELCGFAPVYMMKRIAEQRGAKFTLLEYANSGDVTGDKSRVVGYAAIAVVVQDELAAKQKEELLALAKNTLAAHLAGASLPPLPQDPILAKDGAAFVTLKKRGELRGCIGMIEAMGPLNRTVQEMTIAAASEDPRFPPVKPEEEKDISIEISVLTPPEELSDPLAVRVGTDGLIIEQGFSRGVLLPQVPIEQGWDKMQYLQAISQKANLPPDAYKRAKLYRFQAIVFGEGK
- the amrS gene encoding AmmeMemoRadiSam system radical SAM enzyme — its product is MSTGAVTCELCFRLCTMKPGERGNCRARYNLKGELVSLVYGKPCAVHVDPIEKKPLFHFLPGSKAFSIATAGCNGHCVFCQNWEISQSNPEDVHSIDLPPDKVVQGAKDSESRSIAYTYTDPNIFYEYAYDTSILARKAGIKNVMVTAGFLNEKPLRELAIYSDAANVDLKGNAEFYKKYVKAELKPVQDYIRIALEERVHVEITNLVVPTLNDSKADTDWLIKWILDNCGPDVPLHFSRFFPMYKLTNLYPTPSEILMDAAHAAYDLGMRYVYVGNIPSGELQNTRCPKCNETVIVRRGYTQPEVKLIDGKCPKCSNAIPGVWR
- a CDS encoding 4Fe-4S binding protein, giving the protein MQNAQGQTMGLVFLTSSVPPEVGGYSGEIDVLVGMDLSGKITGTKIIGHNESQEHIDRITGSGFLAKFIGKFASNESFGIEAVTGATISSQAIIDDVKSSSKAVYDYVMSGEKPTASSGNLVETTQLIKGLAALSIAALACICVARPGSRRLRQITLAASVAVVGIWLGTPVTIGNIVDLRFFGLPLRYNLPLAVLMLFALLAALVRGNLYCSYVCPFGALQEGAAKIMPKKVCPSSGVERSFRWLRWIVTILALYAIAFEGSDAFRSIEPFSLLFMRYPNAVTLIQAGVALTAALFVRRVWCRFFCPTGLIIDIVAELGAKARHAFKAMRRRAHE